In one Oceanibaculum indicum P24 genomic region, the following are encoded:
- the ccmA gene encoding heme ABC exporter ATP-binding protein CcmA encodes MDDFSGNGLACQRGDRLVFTGVDFALPAGGALLLRGPNGSGKSSLLRIMAGLLPAAAGTLIRAGAPVAAEPDAHRADLCYVGHLDAVKPTLTVLENLGFWAGLHDEDNAERVQAALRRFGIAHLAGAPGRWLSAGQKRRLALSRLLAAETGLWLLDEPTVALDVATIAELEKIIAEHRAEGGMVVLSTHAEIDLPGADVLAMDRFAPSRSATNSEAA; translated from the coding sequence ATGGACGATTTCAGCGGCAACGGCCTTGCCTGCCAGCGGGGCGACCGGCTTGTCTTTACCGGCGTCGATTTTGCGCTGCCGGCGGGCGGGGCATTGCTGCTGCGCGGCCCGAATGGCAGCGGCAAATCCAGCCTGCTGCGGATCATGGCCGGGTTGCTGCCGGCGGCAGCCGGAACGCTCATCCGCGCCGGGGCGCCGGTGGCGGCGGAGCCGGATGCGCACCGCGCCGACCTTTGCTATGTCGGCCATCTGGACGCGGTGAAGCCGACACTGACCGTTCTGGAGAACCTAGGCTTCTGGGCCGGCCTGCATGACGAGGACAATGCGGAGCGGGTGCAGGCCGCGCTGCGCCGGTTCGGCATTGCGCATCTGGCCGGCGCGCCGGGGCGCTGGCTATCGGCCGGGCAGAAGCGCCGGCTGGCCCTGTCGCGCCTGCTGGCAGCGGAAACCGGCCTGTGGCTGCTGGACGAGCCGACGGTGGCGCTGGATGTGGCCACCATCGCGGAGTTGGAGAAGATCATCGCCGAACATCGTGCCGAGGGCGGCATGGTGGTGCTGTCCACCCATGCGGAGATCGATTTGCCCGGTGCCGATGTGCTGGCGATGGATCGTTTCGCACCGTCCCGTTCCGCCACAAATAGCGAGGCGGCATGA
- a CDS encoding cytochrome-c peroxidase — protein MKKILGVLLASAFAMSAAGSPTLADPLRDAALEVFKPLPSTIPAVKNNRITPEKIDLGKALFFDPRLSASGVFSCNSCHNLATGGDDNLPTSIGHGWQRGPRNSPTVFNSVLNEAQFWDGRAADLKEQAKGPIQAGVEMANTPPVVMATIKSMPQYVDWFKKAFPGEKDPVTFDNLAKAIEAFEATLITPAPFDAFLNGDDEALTAAQKKGLALFMDKGCSACHSGVNVGGHGYYPFGVIEKPGAEILPPDDKGRYEVTKTADDEYVYRASPLRNIAVTAPYFHSGMVWDLQVAVAIMGTSQLGEELNKEEVRLITAFLESLTGTVPPVTYPVLPPETAKTPRPTSEVIKK, from the coding sequence ATGAAGAAGATTCTGGGCGTTCTGCTAGCTTCCGCTTTCGCTATGTCGGCTGCCGGGTCACCCACCCTGGCCGACCCGCTGCGCGATGCGGCGCTGGAAGTCTTCAAGCCCCTGCCATCGACCATCCCGGCCGTGAAGAACAACCGCATCACGCCGGAGAAGATCGACCTCGGCAAGGCACTGTTCTTCGACCCCAGGCTGTCCGCCTCAGGCGTGTTCAGCTGCAATTCCTGCCACAATCTGGCGACGGGCGGCGATGACAATCTGCCGACCTCGATCGGTCATGGCTGGCAGCGCGGCCCGCGCAACTCGCCGACCGTGTTCAACTCTGTGCTGAACGAGGCGCAGTTCTGGGATGGCCGCGCGGCGGACCTGAAGGAACAGGCGAAGGGCCCGATTCAGGCCGGCGTCGAAATGGCGAACACCCCGCCGGTGGTGATGGCGACCATCAAGAGCATGCCGCAATATGTTGACTGGTTCAAAAAGGCCTTCCCGGGCGAAAAGGACCCGGTCACCTTCGACAATCTGGCCAAGGCCATCGAGGCGTTCGAGGCAACCCTCATTACACCGGCGCCCTTTGATGCTTTCCTGAACGGCGATGACGAGGCACTGACGGCGGCGCAGAAGAAGGGGCTGGCCCTGTTCATGGACAAGGGCTGCTCGGCCTGCCACAGCGGCGTGAATGTCGGCGGCCATGGCTATTATCCGTTCGGCGTCATCGAAAAGCCGGGTGCTGAAATCCTGCCGCCGGACGACAAGGGCCGCTATGAGGTCACCAAGACGGCGGATGACGAATATGTCTATCGCGCCTCGCCGTTGCGCAACATTGCGGTGACCGCGCCCTATTTCCACTCCGGCATGGTGTGGGACCTGCAGGTGGCGGTGGCCATCATGGGCACCTCCCAGCTGGGCGAGGAGCTGAACAAGGAGGAGGTCCGGCTGATCACGGCCTTCCTGGAATCGCTGACGGGCACCGTGCCGCCGGTCACCTATCCGGTGCTGCCGCCGGAGACCGCCAAGACGCCGCGGCCCACCTCTGAGGTCATCAAGAAGTAG